One window of Cydia pomonella isolate Wapato2018A chromosome 5, ilCydPomo1, whole genome shotgun sequence genomic DNA carries:
- the LOC133517589 gene encoding uncharacterized protein LOC133517589, whose protein sequence is MVRRTDGPVRCALHATPPHPYKHRPVLFVLRNGEVDMPPTLSKQTKIALVVASVVAITPIKKQRKKRKQWAKFYLKNRESYSHVRLVRDLDDDDFRIYLRMSSDSFSELLELVKPYITKTDTVMRKAVTAEERLLATLKYLASGREFSELKFGTSISSQLLSEIIPETCHAICKVLKNYMKVPETESEWLQIAKDFEQKWQFNHCLGAMDGKHILIEKPPNSGSTYYNYKGTFSIVLLGIVNANYEFIYVNAGTNGSISDGGVFNHTSFHDKMLSDQLNLPRPSVLPSSDIVAPYCLVADSAFAMNENLLKPYPQKNLTHDKRIYNYRLSRARRIVENTFGILAERFRVFKKPITMNVKKVPIIVMASCLLHNFLRKKSTNYVTGNCVDREDTTNNTFRPGDWRNNNISVNLNRTDRQRTAEGNAARQIFTEYFNNQGRVDFQERMINVLNI, encoded by the exons ATGGTGCGTCGAACCGACGGACCGGTGCGGTGCGCTCTACACGCCACACCACCGCACCCGTACAAACACCGTCCAGTGCTTTTCGTGCTACGGAACGGTGAGGTCGACATGCCTCCGACTTTATCCAAACAAACTAAAATCGCGTTAGTTGTGGCATCCGTCGTAGCTATTACACCTATCAAAAAGCAgaggaaaaaaagaaaacaatggGCAAAATTCTATTTAAAAAACCGAGAGTCATACAGTCATGTGCGACTTGTGAGAGACCTTGATGATGACGATTTTCGTATATATCTCCGAATGAGTTCCGATTCATTTAGTGAATTGCTTGAACTTGTGAAACCATATATAACTAAAACCGATACAGTCATGAGAAAAGCTGTGACAGCTGAAGAGAGATTGCTAGCAACCTTAAAATATCTCGCGTCAGGGAGAGAATTCAGCGAACTCAAATTTGGTACAAGTATATCATCGCAACTGTTGTCTGAGATAATACCAGAGACCTGTCACGCAATATGTAAAGTGCTTAAAAACTATATGAAG GTTCCTGAAACAGAAAGTGAATGGCTACAAATAGCAAAAGACTTTGAACAAAAATGGCAGTTCAATCATTGTTTAGGTGCAATGGACGGGAAACATATTCTTATCGAAAAGCCACCAAACTCCGGTTCAACGTATTACAATTACAAGGGAACTTTTAGCATAGTTTTGCTTGGCATTGTTAATGCCAATTACGAATTTATTTACGTAAATGCAGGTACCAATGGAAGTATTTCTGATGGTGGAGTATTTAATCACACATCATTTCATGATAAAATGTTGTCTGATCAACTGAATTTACCACGACCATCTGTGTTGCCGTCATCTGATATAGTTGCTCCATATTGTTTAGTTGCAGACAGTGCATTTGCCATGAATGAAAATCTTCTAAAGCCCTACCCACAGAAAAACTTGACACATGACAAAAGAATATACAACTATAGACTTTCCAGAGCTAGGAGAATTGTAGAAAACACATTCGGTATATTAGCTGAACGCTTTAGGGTATTCAAAAAACCCATCACAATGAATGTTAAAAAAGTACCAATAATAGTAATGGCTTCATGTTTACTACACAACTTTCTAAGAAAAAAGTCTACAAACTACGTCACAGGGAATTGTGTCGATCGGGAAGATACTACAAACAATACTTTCCGTCCAGGAGATTGGCGGAATAATAATATCTCAGTAAATCTCAATAGAACAGATAGACAGCGTACTGCAGAAGGTAATGCGGCGAGACAGATATTCACAGAATATTTTAACAATCAAGGCCGTGTTGATTTTCAAGAAAGAATGATTAATGTGC